Proteins encoded in a region of the Vicia villosa cultivar HV-30 ecotype Madison, WI unplaced genomic scaffold, Vvil1.0 ctg.002444F_1_1, whole genome shotgun sequence genome:
- the LOC131638833 gene encoding protein translation factor SUI1 homolog, whose protein sequence is MSEFDTNIPTTFDPFAEANAEDSGAGAGTKEYVHVRVQQRNGRKSLTTVQGLKKEYSYSKILKDLKKEFCCNGTVVEDPELGQVIQLQGDQRKNVSTFLVQAGIVKKENIKLHGF, encoded by the exons ATGTCTGAGTTTGACACAAACATCCCAACAACTTTTG ATCCCTTTGCTGAGGCAAATGCTGAGGACTCTGGTGCCGGTGCCGGGACAAAAGAATATGTTCATGTCCGTGTACAACAGCGTAACGGAAGGAAAAGCTTAACAACTGTTCAAGGGTTAAAGAAAGAGTACAGCTATAGCAAGATACTGAAGGACCTGAAGAAAGAATTCTGCTGTAATGGTACTGTTGTCGAGGACCCTGAGTTGGGCCAG GTCATACAACTTCAGGGTGATCAAAGGAAGAATGTTTCTACATTCCTTGTGCAG GCTGGCATTGTAAAGAAGGAGAATATCAAGCTTCATGGTTTCTAA